The following are from one region of the Terriglobales bacterium genome:
- the coaBC gene encoding bifunctional phosphopantothenoylcysteine decarboxylase/phosphopantothenate--cysteine ligase CoaBC encodes MKIALGVCGGIAAYKAAELVRLFQDRGVRVQVIMTRAAQEFVRPLTFAALSGEKVITDLFGQGAEQPNIDSAVEHIAVAQSCDALVVAPATADTLAKFAHGLADDFLSTLFLATTAPVAVAPAMNVNMWENAATQANLAKLKERGVRVVEPDAGYLACGMTGPGRLAANESIVATVMDILGAHQDFVGETVLITAGPTREPIDPVRFIGNRSSGKMGYALAEAALRRGGNVILVSGPTALHAPAGAEVIHVETAEAMRQAVLKRLPEASVVIKAAAVADYRPKQKSEKKIKRSGELALELEPTTDILAEVARKRESQIIIGFAAETDNVLENARKKLNAKSVDAIVVNDVSRKGIGMDSDRNAVTILTADQTIEVPESTKWDVAHRVLDTVLKLRQHRRQPAGARR; translated from the coding sequence ATGAAGATCGCGCTCGGTGTCTGCGGAGGCATCGCCGCTTACAAGGCGGCGGAACTGGTGCGCCTGTTCCAGGACCGCGGAGTGCGGGTGCAGGTGATCATGACCCGGGCGGCGCAGGAGTTCGTGCGGCCGCTCACCTTCGCCGCGCTCTCCGGCGAGAAGGTCATCACCGACCTGTTCGGGCAAGGGGCGGAGCAGCCCAACATCGATTCCGCGGTCGAGCACATCGCGGTGGCCCAGTCCTGCGATGCCCTGGTGGTCGCGCCCGCGACCGCCGACACCCTCGCCAAGTTCGCTCACGGCCTGGCCGACGATTTCCTCTCCACCCTCTTCCTCGCCACCACCGCTCCCGTGGCCGTCGCTCCCGCCATGAACGTCAACATGTGGGAGAACGCCGCCACTCAGGCGAACCTGGCGAAGCTGAAAGAGCGCGGGGTCCGCGTGGTGGAGCCCGATGCCGGCTACCTGGCCTGCGGCATGACCGGGCCGGGGCGGCTGGCGGCCAACGAGAGCATCGTGGCCACGGTGATGGACATCCTGGGGGCGCACCAGGACTTCGTCGGCGAGACGGTGCTGATCACCGCCGGCCCGACCCGCGAGCCCATCGACCCGGTGCGCTTCATCGGCAATCGCTCGAGCGGCAAGATGGGTTACGCCCTGGCGGAAGCGGCGCTGCGGCGCGGCGGCAACGTCATCCTGGTGAGCGGGCCTACGGCGCTGCATGCCCCCGCGGGCGCCGAGGTCATCCACGTGGAAACCGCGGAGGCGATGCGTCAGGCGGTGCTCAAGCGCCTCCCCGAGGCATCCGTGGTCATCAAGGCGGCGGCGGTCGCCGACTACCGGCCCAAGCAGAAGTCGGAGAAGAAGATCAAGCGCTCGGGGGAGCTGGCGCTGGAACTGGAGCCGACCACCGACATCCTGGCCGAAGTGGCGCGCAAGCGCGAATCGCAGATCATCATCGGCTTCGCCGCCGAGACCGACAACGTGCTGGAGAACGCGCGCAAGAAGCTCAACGCCAAGAGCGTGGACGCCATCGTGGTCAACGACGTCTCGCGCAAAGGCATCGGCATGGATTCCGACCGCAACGCGGTCACCATCCTGACCGCGGACCAGACCATCGAAGTCCCCGAGAGCACGAAGTGGGACGTCGCACACCGCGTGCTCGACACCGTCCTGAAGCTCCGCCAGCACCGCCGGCAGCCCGCCGGCGCCCGCCGCTGA
- the rpoZ gene encoding DNA-directed RNA polymerase subunit omega — protein MKLMEGFDSNYRYILVAARRARQLQGGARPLVETPARKPCKIAQQEIEAGKVKFVVGAPEKSEASKVSELLDQALGVVR, from the coding sequence ATGAAGCTCATGGAAGGTTTCGACAGCAATTACCGCTACATCCTGGTGGCTGCGCGGCGCGCCCGGCAATTGCAGGGGGGCGCCCGCCCGCTGGTGGAAACCCCGGCCCGCAAGCCGTGCAAGATCGCACAACAGGAGATCGAGGCCGGCAAGGTCAAGTTCGTGGTCGGCGCGCCCGAGAAGAGTGAGGCCTCGAAGGTCAGTGAACTGCTCGACCAGGCCCTCGGCGTCGTCCGATAA
- a CDS encoding uracil-DNA glycosylase, producing the protein MPLGPKLREHIAERVRYYRELGIYDLYRREVANAVVARAPSPPSAGGAEDLFAPARPESRAGDPADALRIIREDLGDCTRCVLHRQGRKQIVFGVGNPQAELMFVGEGPGADEDEQGEPFVGRAGQLLNKMIAAMGLRREDVYIANVVKCRPPGNRTPEREECDTCSSFLMRQIDAIGPRVIVALGAVAARNLLGLNDSMASLRGRTYDFRGSRLIVTYHPAFLLRDPRQKGEAWKDLQIAMRELGLPAPRKSSS; encoded by the coding sequence ATGCCCCTCGGTCCGAAGCTCAGAGAGCACATAGCCGAGCGTGTGCGCTACTACCGCGAGCTGGGCATCTACGATCTGTATCGCCGCGAGGTAGCCAACGCAGTTGTGGCGCGGGCGCCCTCGCCCCCGAGCGCCGGAGGCGCGGAAGATCTGTTCGCCCCCGCCCGTCCTGAATCGCGCGCCGGCGATCCCGCCGATGCCCTGCGCATCATCCGGGAAGACCTGGGCGACTGCACCCGCTGCGTCCTGCACCGGCAGGGGCGCAAGCAGATCGTTTTCGGGGTGGGGAACCCGCAAGCCGAGCTGATGTTCGTGGGGGAAGGACCGGGCGCCGACGAAGACGAGCAGGGCGAACCCTTCGTGGGCCGCGCCGGCCAGTTGCTGAACAAGATGATCGCCGCCATGGGCCTGCGCCGCGAGGACGTGTACATCGCCAACGTGGTGAAATGCCGTCCCCCGGGCAACCGCACTCCGGAACGCGAGGAGTGCGACACTTGCTCGTCTTTCCTGATGCGCCAGATCGACGCCATCGGGCCCAGGGTCATCGTGGCGCTGGGGGCGGTGGCCGCCAGGAATCTGCTCGGTCTCAACGATTCCATGGCCTCGTTGCGCGGCCGCACCTACGATTTTCGCGGCTCCCGGCTGATCGTCACCTACCACCCCGCGTTCCTGCTGCGCGACCCGCGCCAGAAGGGCGAAGCCTGGAAAGATCTGCAGATCGCCATGCGCGAGCTCGGCCTGCCGGCGCCCAGGAAGTCGTCTTCGTGA
- the tnpA gene encoding IS200/IS605 family transposase, which translates to MAHTYTNLLYHCAFSTKNRRSLIADNVQAESWAYMGGIARSNDFKALAVGGIDNHCHILLVLPPTLPVAKAVQLIKAGSSKWMREHPDRDQFAWQEAYGAFTIGESQVPHTMEYIRNQKEHHARVSFEDEFRAFLRKNQVAFDEQYVFG; encoded by the coding sequence ATGGCGCACACATATACGAATCTTCTCTACCACTGCGCGTTCTCCACCAAGAACCGACGATCGCTGATTGCGGACAATGTCCAAGCGGAATCATGGGCCTACATGGGCGGGATTGCTCGATCCAACGATTTCAAAGCTCTGGCGGTCGGTGGCATCGACAACCATTGCCATATACTGTTGGTCCTGCCACCCACACTGCCGGTTGCTAAAGCGGTGCAGCTGATAAAGGCCGGTTCTTCGAAGTGGATGCGTGAGCACCCCGACCGGGACCAGTTTGCCTGGCAGGAAGCTTACGGCGCCTTCACCATTGGCGAATCGCAGGTGCCGCATACCATGGAATACATTCGGAACCAAAAGGAACATCACGCCCGAGTTTCGTTTGAAGATGAATTCCGTGCATTCCTACGCAAGAATCAGGTCGCTTTCGACGAACAATATGTCTTCGGATAG
- the gmk gene encoding guanylate kinase, translating to MSGLIFIISAPSGSGKSTLVSELRKVVAGLEFSISYTTRKPRGSEQNGREYYFVSREEFERMLRRDEFLEHAEVFGNYYGTARRFLEDARRRGQDLLLDIDVQGAGQIKKRLPEAVSIFVLPPSRAELERRLHRRSEADAHAGHPVTEETIQRRLHTATKEIEKYPDYDYILVNDRLEQSIDELKAIVLSERLTRAGKSLTPAEAKLVSLAESCRQQNMQPRLQPILESFGLAPAPRAD from the coding sequence GTGAGCGGCCTCATCTTCATCATTTCGGCGCCGTCGGGCTCGGGCAAGAGTACCCTGGTCAGTGAGCTGCGCAAGGTCGTGGCCGGCCTGGAATTCTCCATCTCCTACACCACCCGCAAGCCGCGCGGCTCCGAGCAGAACGGCCGGGAATATTATTTTGTGTCGCGCGAGGAATTCGAGCGCATGTTGCGCCGCGACGAGTTCCTGGAACATGCCGAAGTCTTCGGCAACTACTACGGGACGGCGCGGCGCTTCCTGGAAGACGCCAGGAGGCGCGGCCAGGACTTGCTGCTCGACATCGACGTGCAGGGCGCGGGGCAGATCAAAAAGCGCCTGCCGGAAGCCGTCTCCATCTTCGTGCTGCCGCCGTCGCGGGCCGAGCTGGAGCGCCGCCTGCACCGCCGCAGCGAGGCCGACGCCCATGCCGGCCACCCCGTCACCGAGGAGACCATCCAGCGCCGCCTGCACACCGCCACGAAAGAGATTGAGAAGTACCCGGACTACGACTATATTCTTGTGAACGACCGGCTGGAACAGTCCATCGACGAGCTCAAGGCCATCGTTCTCTCCGAACGTCTGACGCGCGCAGGGAAAAGTCTTACCCCGGCAGAGGCGAAGCTGGTGAGTCTGGCCGAGAGCTGCCGGCAGCAGAACATGCAGCCGCGCTTGCAGCCGATCCTCGAGTCATTCGGTTTGGCCCCGGCCCCCAGGGCAGATTGA